From a single Sphaeramia orbicularis chromosome 4, fSphaOr1.1, whole genome shotgun sequence genomic region:
- the glrx2 gene encoding glutaredoxin 2 isoform X2, with protein sequence MFHPGQQLDYFLAFCSFFTMFARAGCLPRAAWTGCRRMGNFTSSTGGLSSTSCVQYVQELVSQNCVVIFSKTTCPYCKMAKNVFNEIGATYKVIELDEHNDGRRLQEALAQMTGARTVPRVFINGNCIGGGSDTKQLHQQGKLVPLVEQCAPCCAATSSEGSGSGQFESTK encoded by the exons ATGTTTCATCCAGGCCAACAGCTCGATTATTTTCttgctttttgttcttttttcactaTGTTTGCTCGAGCAGGATGTCTCCCTAGAGCGGCATGGACCGGCTGCCGAAG GATGGGGAACTTTACATCCTCTACTGGGGGTCTGTCCAGCACTTCATGTGTACAGTATGTTCAG GAATTGGTATCACAGAACTGTGTTGTGATATTTTCCAAGACCACCTGTCCTTATTGCAAAATGGCCAAGAATGTGTTCAATGAAATTGGTGCCACCTACAAAGTGATTGAACTGGACGAACATAATGACGGGAGGAGACTGCAAGAGGCCTTAGCTCAGATGACCGGCGCCAGAACG GTGCCCAGAGTCTTCATTAATGGAAACTGCATCGGAGGTGGCTCTGACACCAAACAGCTGCACCAGCAGGGCAAGTTGGTTCCCCTCGTTGAACAGTGCGCTCCCTGCTGTGCTGCAACGAGTTCTGAAGGCTCAGGCAGCGGACAATTTGAGTCCACTAAATGA
- the glrx2 gene encoding glutaredoxin 2 isoform X1, producing MMMMDGFISRTAVIFLLKIILLQITSFQFTSCDFFSFLRMGNFTSSTGGLSSTSCVQYVQELVSQNCVVIFSKTTCPYCKMAKNVFNEIGATYKVIELDEHNDGRRLQEALAQMTGARTVPRVFINGNCIGGGSDTKQLHQQGKLVPLVEQCAPCCAATSSEGSGSGQFESTK from the exons ATGATGATGATGGACGGCTTCATTTCCAGAACCGcagttatttttctgttaaaaatcattttgttGCAGATAACCAGCTTTCAGTTCACCTCTTgtgattttttctcatttctaag GATGGGGAACTTTACATCCTCTACTGGGGGTCTGTCCAGCACTTCATGTGTACAGTATGTTCAG GAATTGGTATCACAGAACTGTGTTGTGATATTTTCCAAGACCACCTGTCCTTATTGCAAAATGGCCAAGAATGTGTTCAATGAAATTGGTGCCACCTACAAAGTGATTGAACTGGACGAACATAATGACGGGAGGAGACTGCAAGAGGCCTTAGCTCAGATGACCGGCGCCAGAACG GTGCCCAGAGTCTTCATTAATGGAAACTGCATCGGAGGTGGCTCTGACACCAAACAGCTGCACCAGCAGGGCAAGTTGGTTCCCCTCGTTGAACAGTGCGCTCCCTGCTGTGCTGCAACGAGTTCTGAAGGCTCAGGCAGCGGACAATTTGAGTCCACTAAATGA
- the glrx2 gene encoding glutaredoxin 2 isoform X3 has protein sequence MGNFTSSTGGLSSTSCVQYVQELVSQNCVVIFSKTTCPYCKMAKNVFNEIGATYKVIELDEHNDGRRLQEALAQMTGARTVPRVFINGNCIGGGSDTKQLHQQGKLVPLVEQCAPCCAATSSEGSGSGQFESTK, from the exons ATGGGGAACTTTACATCCTCTACTGGGGGTCTGTCCAGCACTTCATGTGTACAGTATGTTCAG GAATTGGTATCACAGAACTGTGTTGTGATATTTTCCAAGACCACCTGTCCTTATTGCAAAATGGCCAAGAATGTGTTCAATGAAATTGGTGCCACCTACAAAGTGATTGAACTGGACGAACATAATGACGGGAGGAGACTGCAAGAGGCCTTAGCTCAGATGACCGGCGCCAGAACG GTGCCCAGAGTCTTCATTAATGGAAACTGCATCGGAGGTGGCTCTGACACCAAACAGCTGCACCAGCAGGGCAAGTTGGTTCCCCTCGTTGAACAGTGCGCTCCCTGCTGTGCTGCAACGAGTTCTGAAGGCTCAGGCAGCGGACAATTTGAGTCCACTAAATGA
- the uchl5 gene encoding ubiquitin carboxyl-terminal hydrolase isozyme L5 has product MSGSAGEWCLMESDPGVFTELIKGFGCKGAQVEEIWSMEPENFDNLKPVHGLIFLFKWQPGEEPAGSIVQDSRLDSIFFAKQVINNACATQAIVSVLLNCSHSDMLLGETLTEFREFSQSFDAAMKGLALSNSEVIRQVHNSFARQQMFEFDAKSSAKDEDAFHFVSYVPVNGRLYELDGLREGPIDLGACNQDDWISAVRPVIEKRIQKYSEGEIRFNLMAIVSDRKMIYERKIAELQTQLTEDEPMDTDQSSTFLSSIQSEIAKYQLLIEEENQKLKRYKIENIRRKHNYLPFIMELLKTLAEYQQLMPLVEKAKEKQSAKKAQEAK; this is encoded by the exons ATGTCTGGAAGCGCAGGAGAATGGTGTTTGATGGAGAGTGACCCCGGAGTGTTCACGGAGTTGATAAAAGGCTTCG GATGCAAAGGAGCGCAGGTTGAGGAGatctggagcatggagcccgaaaACTTTGACAACCTTAA ACCAGTTCATGGGTTGATTTTCCTCTTCAAATGGCAGCCAGGTGAAGAGCCAGCAGGTTCAATTGTCCAGGATTCCAGACTTGACTCCATCTTCTTTGCAAAACAA gtcaTTAACAACGCCTGTGCCACCCAGGCGATAGTCAGCGTCCTCCTCAACTGTTCCCACTCTGACATGCTGCTTGGAGAaacactgacagagttcagaGAGTTTTCACAGAGCTTTGATGCAGCT ATGAAAGGTTTGGCTCTCAGCAACTCTGAAGTGATCCGACAAGTTCACAACAGCTTTGCCAG acAGCAAATGTTTGAATTTGATGCAAAGTCATCAGCAAAGGATGAAGATGCTTTTCACTTTGTGAGCTACGTCCCTGTAAATGGTAGACTATATGAACTGGACGGACTTCGAGAGGGACCAATTGACCTTG GTGCTTGCAACCAAGATGACTGGATCAGTGCAGTCCGTCCAGTGATTGAGAAAAGAATACAGaa gtacagtgaaggagagatccgaTTCAACCTAATGGCCATCGTGTCAGACAGAAAGATGATATACGAGAGGAAAATCGCAGAACTTCAGACCCAGCTTACTGAG gaTGAGCCAATGGACACAGACCAGAGCAGCACATTTCTTAGTTCCATTCAGTCGGAGATAGCAAAGTACCAGCTCCTTATTGAAGAAGAAAACCAGAAACTTAAAAGATATAAG ATTGAAAACATTCGACGAAAGCACAACTACCTTCCTTTCATCATGGAGCTACTGAAGACGTTGGCAGAGTACCAGCAGTTAATGCCTTTGGTGGAAAAG GCAAAGGAGAAACAGAGCGCCAAAAAAGCCCAGGAGGCCAAATGA